CCCCGGGGTCACGCGACATGAACCGCGTGCGGCGGGTTCTCAGGCGGTTCTTTTGTGTTCCTGCAGCACGGAGAACATTATCGCATCGAGATCTTTGAGGGCTGCAACTTCTCCGGCCAGAGCGTGGACATCTGTGACGATTGTCCCTTCCTGCAGAGCCGCGGCCTGTCCAAGAACTGCATCAACTCCGTCAAGGTGTACGGAGACGGCgcgtgagtacacacacacacacactcacacacacacactcacacacactcttgcatttgttaccttcttgtgacatccgaaaaatgcctacctctttagaaacgccctttctagatatataaagatttgtatttacaacattaataatatatacatactatgtctttaatgtgttgtgttgtgttgtgtcacgTCACTGACTTGTCACAAAGTGCGTTAGTTTAAACTTCTGGCATTTGGGGGCCAAAACGGCCCCAAAGtaaagttgttgttgtttggaGTAGAGGAAAGTTTTGGGTTaggagatttcttttttttttttttttttttacttttaatacatATAAAGTTCAGTAACAAATAAGGCTGAGTTACAAATAAgggtctgtatttttttttttttttaaaaaaggttcaTTTACAAAAATGTTTCTTCACAAATAAGATTCAGTCAGAAAAATGATCAGTTACAAAAACAGTTTAGTTACAAAAAAAAGGTTCAGTTACCAAAAAGATTCAGTCACAAATAAGGTTCAGTTACAAAAATATTCCGGTACAAAAAGGTTCAGTTAcaaaaaaaatgagttggaattttacaagaaaaaaggtcacaatttcacaagaaagacttggaattttggcagtgttataataaaagtcgacattttactcagcgcaagtcaaaattttgcaagaaaaatgtgcaacgttatgataaaagttggaattatagaatagaatagaatagaaagtactttattgatccctgggggaaattcagcaccacagttcgctcacaaaagacagtaatattaaataatataatatatttatataatataaatatattttacatatattcttACATATATTTACTCTCGCTGGCCTTTGGCCTGAGCTGAGTCCCCCCCCACCCCTtcgctttagttttattttttcaatttgtcgcacttttattattatttttatttagcaaattttaactttttattcgaccccttttaccATATTGCTTTTGCTCTATTttgttcagctcattcattgtttatgttctttgttttttgtttttgttgctctgcttttttttaacctgtaaagcactttggttcaatttaaaagttgtcgtaaacgtgctctataaataaagttgactcgaCTTACTCAACGACAGTCGCAATTTaataagaaaagcttaaaatgttgccaattttatgaaaagagtcgaaatttgactcgacaaaagtcagtttTATGAGAAacctttcaaatgttggcaatattataataataatcggaattttactcaaaaaatgtcactgttttacaagaacaaaaaaattggcaatattgtgataagtcagaattttatatgacaaatgttgcaatagaaagtgataattttacgagaaaatattgcaatattacagaaacagaaagaatatgagaaattgttcccaattttataagaaaaaagtcaacacattgtgagaaaaagactgcttttagtgaatttatttttagtatttttttggtttgtaattggtttttaatcttcattatttacttttaagttattacagtatgtctctatatacatttttaattaattttggccaaagggggcacatttcaaatttttacacacacttgttatttcatatgttgaccagagggggagcacttttaaaagcgacacagtcaatttgaaaaatccctccttattgggaccacccacattttgatagatttcaccagcaggggtgcaaatgagacattctctattaaatgcaatgttattgggaccatgatttatgtcctaacttgttcacacctcctcatatggaagctacttttccttgttgatgtctcaagaagggtagaaatacaacacacacacacacacacacacacacagtcacgtgATTGTCGTCCTGTGTGCAGCTGGGTGATGTACGAGGAGCCCAACTTCCGAGGCCGCATGTACGTGGTGGAGCGGGGCCAGTACACCAGTCACAACGAGTGGCAGGCCCAGAACCCAAACATCCAGTCCATCCGCCGAGTGGTCAACTACTTCTAGACGCAGACAACAACCATTAAACTTTTTCTTTTCAATTCCAAACACTTCCTGCGTGCTTTTCTGTCAATCCTCAGCCATCGCCTCACCAGCAGGAAGTCCACCACCTTCACCACAATAAAAGTCTGATATTGTCCTTGGTGAgatgtcacttcctgtcacaAAAGATGACATCGTCGCCCTTTATTATCAATCCGCTTGGCGTTGCCATGGAAACAAAAGTAGCGAACCCCCCAGTTTGCGGCACAAACTTCACACAATAAACTTAATTACCAATAATCACCAACCAGTAAGGGTGAACGAGAAAAATCGATTCATAAgtttcaaaaatcaatttaaataaaaaaaaacttaaacattttcaaatgagtttttcttttaaaaaatatatttgtatttcttagaaatatatatatatttttataattgattcttataaaaaaaatgtatgtaccgtACATTTCTTTGttgacaatatacatatatatttcttagaagaatcaattaaaaaaaatatacgtatatatttataagaatcaatatttttttttataagaatacatttattgattcttataaaattatatttcttcataaatacatatatatataaagaaaaatatatatacatgttattttttcaaaaaacatttgaaagaaaaataaatgttttaggccatctccatgcaaccagaaagaGCTTTTTTTTAACCCGATACCCGTTTTGAAATagttttcattataattattataccaaataatcgtGTTAAatccagaatcgattctgaattgaatcgtcaccccatcgactcgttaggtgcccaaagattcgcgTGAGACCGACTGTGAGCTCAGGTAGTTTTTGATGGTGGCGATGAGCCGGCTCTCCTCCTCCAGAGTCAGGTCCAAGTAGTCGTCCTCGTGGCGGGAAATGTCCTCGAGGACCTCGTTGACCAGCTCACTGTCGTCTGCAAACGGACGCCTGTCAATCATTGGCGCGGCATGGAGGGAGGGGAAAGGCGTACCTGTCGAGCTGGACGACGTGCTGGGCTCCTCCTCCGAAGGGGGCGTGGCGCTGGCGGGGACCACGCCCTGATTGTCCAACAGGAGCTGCGTCGCTAATTGGACGTCTCCGCCCGTCAACACGAGCGCCATCTCGGCCTCCGTCCTCTCGAAGCCCAAATACAGCAACTGCACACATGGAGCGTCCTCCAACACATCGAtccatggattgattgattgattgattgattacgatCACACACCTGCTCCAGCGATTCTGGACTGACGGTCTCTTCTCTGTCGGTTTTTGACTCCGGAGGCGCCTGGCTGGCGTCCAGCAGGATCTGACcaccacaaacaaacaaacaaaaagagtaTTGCGTTGTCCCACACTATTGAAGACACTTGAAGTAACCGTGCTCACTGCAAAGGCTTTGTCCACGTTTCCGTTGGCTTGTTGCAGCGCCATGGCCGCGTCCTTCTTGGAGTACCCCGCCTCTGTGAGGACGGAGATGCCCGCCATCATGTTCTTCCTCTTCTGACGCTCCCTGTGCTTCAGCTCCTCGCGCTCCTGGTTGCCGCGGAAACGAGAAACAGCCGATGACACTTCTTTGTTTTGACTCACGTGCAAACCTTGTTGTCGTCGTGGCTAcatgtcttttttctttttacctgTCTCTGATTGCTGATGAGCATGGCGGCCTCGTGCACGTCGCCCTGACACGCCCTCAGACTGAGTCGAGCTTCTCTCTCGCTGAAGCCGAGCAGCATCAGCTCCGTCATTTTGTCCGAGTCAGGACACAAACGTCCGTACAGAGACTCCACctgacgcacgcacacgcacgttCAAAAGTCGCCAAATATGCAAAAGGGACTTTTAAAGATCTTATGAGCACTAACAtgataacaatatatttttattgtttgcattgtatgaatatatatacatctttTACCCTCTTCCACCTTTGTTTACCTTCTTATGCCtttgtttacctactttttaccttttacttatgtttacctactttttacctttttctacctttgtttacctactttttacctttttcTACCTTTGTACATTTTACCTTCTacttatgtttacctacttttttaccttcttcaacctttgtttacctactttttaccttctacttttgtttacctacttttttaccttcttcaacctttgtttacctactttttaccttctaccTTTGTTTACCTGTTTTACCTTTTTCTACCTTTGTTTACCTACTTTTTGCCTTTTTCTACCTTTGTTTACCTACTTTTTGCCTTTTTCTACCtttgtttacctactttttacctttttctacttttgtttacctactttttacccTTTTCTACCTTTatttacctactttttacctttttcTACCTTAGTACATTTTACCTTCTacttatgtttacctacttttttacCTTCTTCAACCTTTGttaacctactttttaccttctactTATGTTTACCTACTGTTTACCTTCTTCTACCTTTGTTTACCTACTTTCTACCtttgtttacctactttttacctttttcTACCTTTTACCTTCTacttatgtttacctacttttttacCTTCTTCAACCTTTGTTTACCTACTATTTACCTTCTACTtttgtttacctacttttttacCTTCTTCAACCTTTGTTTACCTACATTTTACCTTCTACTtttgtttacctactttttaccaTGTTCTACTTATGTCTACCTACTTCTTTACCTTCTACCTGTTTACCTTCTACTtttgtttacctactttttaccaTGTTCTACTTATGTCTACCTACTTCTTATCTTCTACTTTTGTTTACCTACTTTTGATCTTCTTCTAcctttgtttaccttctttttaCCCTCTTCCACCTATGTTTACCTACTAAATATCCTCTTTCATCTGTTCTATGTAATCTACTTATGTTTACTTACACAAACATAAGTAATAGTTATACAATGTTTGACTGACTGTAtaactacataccgtatttttcggattataagtcgcagttttttttcatagtttggccgggggtgcgacttatactcaggagcgacttatgtgtgaaattattaacacattaccgtaaaatattaaataatattatttatctcattcgcgtaagagatgaagcaaatggcagcaatcgtcactcacacgtcaaccaataagaattcggcgggggagggtcatggcagaagtgcattgtgggtcatggtatgctatatgctactgccgtagctattaaaatggatcacatcaacattggcggtaacttataaaaactgagaaggactgaacaaaaatggcaccgaaaaggaaatcatatactgcagattacaagctggacgtagtgaaatatgcagcagagaacggcaatcgagcagcagaaagaaaggacacacCAGAggtgacaccggggaggaagatttcatgggatttagcgatcaggagtgacagattgtttggtaaacgtatagcatgttctatatgttatagttatttgaatgactcttaccataatattagggtgaccatttccatgacaccaaaaaggaggacattatgcgccatatcaataaattactatggtgtacataggactctggtatactcttatttatagtacaattttgagtggtttaaagatgatgtttgtgtggctgaataggaaaaaatattaaagtcaagtgtttgttaacagtatttgtatttattcaatacattgtggtgttcaaaaagtgaccactgagatgaatcttttcaagtgcagagtgccacaaagcataacatgtgtggacttaaatgtagttaacatatataatttaaaaaaaatgccacaaaaaattttccacatcaacatcaaggctgcttgctgcatatctggttgcgttatgcagaatatgggccaaacagtttgcagggagcacatctttttggctcagtttcagcttctgatacactgttatgtttgccagaattgacactggcattgtctgctgcatatgcagacatgtttttcacctctaagccagacatctcaagttttgccagcagctggtttgttatggcttctgacgtttcgttgctgtcactataaaaatccaacaggacatgttggatgccttcatcaaagtgaaaataccttaccacaatgggaaaacacttgtttgttcctttatttgaggcgtcggttgccacggaaaagggtaggttgttttcttttatgtagtcggtatgttcctgtactgaatagtgagcgatgacgttctcgcacaatgccttggcttttgttcggccacaggccatccctttagctgtgggatagtcactgaaaatctcccggtccactttcatgccacagtctaaacttctgtaggactggtgatgctttacagcagtggttctcaaccttttttcagtgatgtaccccctgtgagcatttttttaattcaagtaccccctaatcagagcaaagcatttttggttgaaaaaaagagataaagaagtaaaatacagcactatgtcatcagtttctgatttattaaattgtataacagtgcaaaatattgctcatttgtagtggtctttcttgaactatttggaaaaaaatatataaaataactaaaaacttgttgaaaaataaacaagtgattcaattataaataaagatttctacacatagaagtaatcatcaacttaaagtgccctctttggggattgtaatagagatccacctggatttaggaacttaattctaaacatttcttcacaaaaaaagaaatctttaacatcaatatttatggaacatgtctacaaaaaatgtagctgtcaacactgaatattgcattgttgcatttcttttcacagttctttttgacagacattttagtgagggtcaaaccatcatggcatgggggaaactctgggtttatggtaatgaatggaatagcctacttaatttgatgttcagtttatgaacttacattacattacatacccccagggtaccatttgagaaccactgctttacagcatggtacaccttgcacagctccgcagcagttatcttgtcatccaggggcgacgaaacttcacgaaaaaatgtcctcattgaagaggtacctgcgcacgtttattacttttatgtttatccgtacccgcatgccgttcaattgcagctttcccctgattacttacgtcgacatcacatcgacaaagtgtgcagaagccatggaatgagtctcgactgcttttcgttataaattcgtgctcttttatccattcagaattaaacgaggtcttgcgttttggcatgatgctaactttctgtcaatgtcatgccgcaacagcacatgaacccttgtttacttttttaaccaatgataagcagatttgtatccgacacggctcttagccaatcatttgatacgttactgcgttgggggcattttttacggtctttgattggctattgcgctgcagcccagcaaagatgaaaaaactctgctcttcaagcctagtgcctcaaaaaggaggacaaatacgtgtccggcttgatgctgcgccggacgccggacagggcataaaaaatccggactgtccggcctaaatccggacacctggtcaccctacataatatgttacgttgacATAcctgttggttatttatgcctcatataacgtacacttattcagcctgttgttcactattctttatttattttaaattgcctttcaaatgtctattcttggtgtcggGTTTTATCAATTAAATTTCCCCcagaaatgcgacttatactccagtgcgacttatatatgttttttcccttctttaatatgcatttttggccggtgcgacttatactccgaaaaatacagtactcgtTTACCTTCTAAATACCacatttcacctactttttagccTCTTCTGCCCgtttattttctttttacattcttCTGCCTGCTTACCCTCTTCTAGTCTATATAATATTTTACTTACGGCCTACTTAATACCATGTTTTACCTACtgtgtgtttatttactttttaccttCTTCTTCCTTTGTTTCCCTACTTAAAACCACGTTTaacctatgtttaccttctttttaTCCTCTTCTGCCTATTTACCTACTCAATACTATATTTCACCCAGCCAGGTTTACCTGCTCATTTACCTTCTTCTGCTGTAGAATgttaacaatttagttttttcttcatatatatataataacccaGCATGATGTTCCTGTTAAAATATccctgtaatgttagcatgtggcaTGTAGCGCATTGGACGACGTGAGGAGAAGAAAATAACTTCCTACTTTAGTGAGCAGCTCCTGGGCTTGAAGGTCGTTGCCCTCGATGAAGGACAGCAGACTCTGCAGGAGGTACAGGCGGAGAAACAGCGCCTCCTCCCTGCCCGTGTTGCCCTGGAGACGCACGCCAAGGTGTCAGAGAAGACCACACGCGGTGATAAGCGACGCCCACCTTGATCATGAGCAGCCGCTGCTGCTGCTCGCCGTAACATCGCAGGAAGCAGTCCTCGGCGCGCAGCAGACGCCCACGCCCGTCGTCCAGGCAGGACAGCGCCTCCAGGGCCTGGTAGCACCACACGATGTCCAGTTGCAGGACGCCGTAGTTGTCCACCGAGCCCAGCAGCGTGGAGCCGCACtgactgaacacacacacacacacacacacacacacacacacacacacacacacacacacacacacacacacacattttgagcATCACTTTGCAgaccatcatcaccatcatggGGGTGTTCACACCTGAAGTGATGGTCTGCCTGCAGTAGATGACACAGAGCGTCGTCATGACACTTCCTCTTCATGAGGGCACGCCCCTTCTCATGGAAGCCCATGGCCACAATCagtgcctacacacacacacacacacacacacacacacacacacaaaagtctgaTATTGTCCTTGGTGAgatgtcacttcctgtcacaAAAGATGACATCGTCGCCCTTTATTATCAATCCGCTTGGCGTTGCCATGGAAACAAAAGTACCGAACCCCCCAGTTTGCGGCACAAACTTCACACAATAAACTTAATTATCAATAATCACCAACCAGTAGGGGTGAACGAGAAAAATCGATTCATAAGTTTGAAAAatcaatttaaattaaaaaaaaatttaaaaacattttcaaatgagtttttctttaaaaaaatgtatttgtatttcttagaaatatatatatttttgtaattgattcttataaaaaaaaatgtaccgcaCATTTCTTTGttgacaatatacatatatatttcttaaagaatcaatttaaaaaaatatacgtaTATTTTTATaagaatcaatatttttttttataagaatacatttattgattcttataaaattatatttcttcataaatacatatatatatatatatatatatatatatatatatatatatatatatatatatatatatatatatatatatatatatataaaaataaaaatatatatacatgttattttttcaaaaaacatttgaaagaaaaataactgttttaggccatctccatgcaaccagaaatatttttttttaacccgatacctgttttgaaatagttttcattataattattataccaaataatcacacacacacacacacacacacagcttatcatttggaatggggaccaagtttttgatcatcacttgtagggaccaccctttctacaggttgtggaggcataaaaaaaattggGTAAAATAGCCACTGCACAGTTAGctcatactagggctgcaacagctaatcgattaaatcgataataaaaatagttgccgattaatttagtcatcgattcgttggaactatgctatgcgcggaggctttaaaaaaatttttttttatttatttatttatttattaaattattttaaaaaaaaaagtttttaaataaacctttatttataaactgcaacatttacaaacagctgagaaacaataatcaaaataagtacaaaaacagtataaaacagcgccagggcggcgctgaggctacgtctcatgaggtggaggtaagcggGCCAatcatgtgtcatgtgcagccatacttgccaaccttgagacctccgatttcgagagaggggggcgtggttgggggaggacaggggcgtggttgagggggggggggggggggggggggtggttaaaaggggaggagtatattgacagctagaattcaccaagtcaagtatttcatacatatatatatatatatatatatacacatacatacatacatatatacatatatatatatatatatatacacatatatatatatacatacatacatacatacatacatacatacatacatacatatatatctacatcctgaaaatatgcaaacaaaactgtgtttagataattgatacttcaaacttgcataaataaatcttaaggaatataacataacttggcttctgagagcttcaaaatgtaatgaataaaatgctaaagttgttgataaacaagc
This genomic interval from Nerophis lumbriciformis linkage group LG07, RoL_Nlum_v2.1, whole genome shotgun sequence contains the following:
- the crygn2 gene encoding gamma-crystallin N-B, whose protein sequence is MSQYSGKITFFEGKCFTGRKLEVRGDCDNFQDRGFMNRVNSIRVESGAWICFDHPDFKGQQYILEHGEYPEFQRWNSHNDHMGSCKPVRMHGEHYRIEIFEGCNFSGQSVDICDDCPFLQSRGLSKNCINSVKVYGDGAWVMYEEPNFRGRMYVVERGQYTSHNEWQAQNPNIQSIRRVVNYF
- the nub1 gene encoding NEDD8 ultimate buster 1 codes for the protein MMADQNIAAKLKNLLKQEKIQLWKPPYTDDTEQPGQQQLQVLAEQYAPLLGLPVSEVGGALESIRLQAVKRGKRNQTFRETNVATLELLLPRDCKKTSASGKSKSFLETKLDVSAQELMDRIAEEFDLKSFKLILNGKTLNAAQHLDQQDVKNHSKIMVLKVSDAEFVQQASEEADKVKNQNESLERTHRGFQILSERDGTDDLDTTPFLEVADQKGNPLKIPHKEKKALIVAMGFHEKGRALMKRKCHDDALCHLLQADHHFSQCGSTLLGSVDNYGVLQLDIVWCYQALEALSCLDDGRGRLLRAEDCFLRCYGEQQQRLLMIKGNTGREEALFLRLYLLQSLLSFIEGNDLQAQELLTKVESLYGRLCPDSDKMTELMLLGFSEREARLSLRACQGDVHEAAMLISNQRQEREELKHRERQKRKNMMAGISVLTEAGYSKKDAAMALQQANGNVDKAFAILLDASQAPPESKTDREETVSPESLEQLLYLGFERTEAEMALVLTGGDVQLATQLLLDNQGVVPASATPPSEEEPSTSSSSTDDSELVNEVLEDISRHEDDYLDLTLEEESRLIATIKNYLSSQSVSRESLGT